The proteins below come from a single Acinonyx jubatus isolate Ajub_Pintada_27869175 chromosome A1, VMU_Ajub_asm_v1.0, whole genome shotgun sequence genomic window:
- the LOC106974652 gene encoding olfactory receptor 2T27-like, producing the protein MEKNNKTVTTDFILLGLWPEFSHLVILIFLILLVYLMAVIGNAILILLIWLDSRLHCPMYFLLSQLSLIDVALISTTVPKMATNFFSGKRTISHIGCGSQILFSLTLGISECFLLTLMSYDRYIAICNPLRYSVMMSHTICKQMVIGSWVGGAITSLVHTAYVMHLPICHPREIPHFLCEVMALLKLTCEDISAYVNSVVVSSFLVVLIPLSLILASYIRIFLAVVHMNSPEGKNKALATCFSHLCVVSLYFGPAVLVYMRPGSFKTPKINQSLFMFNAILTPMLNPLIYSLRNKDVIAAMKSIVISRCFLEKVKHHRACYT; encoded by the coding sequence ATGGAGAAAAACAATAAGACTGTCACcacagattttattcttttggggcTCTGGCCTGAGTTCAGCCACCTTGTGATCCTTATCTTCCTCATTCTTCTGGTCTATCTTATGGCTGTGATAGGCAATGCTATTCTCATTCTCCTCATCTGGCTGGATTCTCGACTCCACTGTCCTATGTACTTCCTGCTCAGTCAGCTTTCCCTTATTGATGTGGCTCTGATCTCAACTACTGTCCCCAAAATGGCCACAAATTTCTTCTCAGGGAAGAGAACCATATCACATATTGGTTGTGGATCCCAGATCTTATTCAGCTTAACCTTGGGAATTTCTGAGTGCTTTCTGCTTACCCTCATGTCCTATGACCGCTACATTGCCATCTGCAATCCACTGCGTTATTCAGTCATGATGAGCCATACCATTTGTAAACAGATGGTCATTGGGTCCTGGGTCGGAGGGGCAATAACTTCACTGGTTCATACAGCCTATGTCATGCACTTACCCATCTGTCATCCTCGAGAGATCCCACACTTCTTGTGTGAGGTCATGGCACTCCTGAAGCTCACTTGTGAGGACATTTCAGCCTATGTAAATTCAGTGGTGGTCTCAAGCTTTCTGGTGGTCCTCATCCCTCTGAGTCTTATCCTGGCTTCCTATATCCGTATATTCCTTGCTGTTGTCCACATGAATTCCCCTGAAGGCAAGAACAAGGCCTTGGCCACATGCTTCTCCCATCTCTGTGTGGTCAGCCTTTACTTTGGTCCTGCTGTATTAGTCTACATGAGGCCAGGATCCTTTAAGACCCCCAAAATAAACCAGTCCCTCTTTATGTTTAATGCTATTCTTACCCCTATGCTTAACCCTCTCATCTATAGCCTTAGAAACAAGGATGTCATAGCAGCTATGAAGAGTATAGTCATTAGTAGATGCTTCCTGGAAAAGGTGAAACACCACCGAGCTTGCTACACCTAA